In Vitis vinifera cultivar Pinot Noir 40024 chromosome 11, ASM3070453v1, a genomic segment contains:
- the MSH7 gene encoding DNA mismatch repair protein MSH7 isoform X1 produces MQRQKSILSFFQKPSPEDQKCGGSSAADTSAGRSVSQFPAKQRNQNFAVGDQPTFQIPKHSSMEITGTDTPPEKVPRQMIPASFTANDDRKAASSSSSLFSSIMHKFVKVDERESSCESDCEVLPKEGNVFHSDAKESGFNSTKQVNQVCSLHSESGDDDIIGPETPGMRPFVPRLKRIQEDNFENKNECSLLDSSKRLKLLQNSTTGNKNYGEVSDTTSKFEWLDPSRKRDANRRRPGDALYDKRTLYIPPDALQKMSASQKQYWSIKCQYMDVVLFFKVGKFYELYELDAEIGHKELDWKMTFSGVGKCRQVGISESGIDEAVQKLIARGYKVGRMEQLETSEQAKARGSTSVSLPKVIQRKLVHVVTPSTACDGNIGPDAVHLLSVKEGNNILENGSVIYGFAFVDCAALKFWIGSISDDASCAALGALLMQVSPKEVIYENQELSKEAQKALKKYSLSGFTALKLTPLPLCTDFVDASKVRNLIHLKGYFKGSDNSWDHALDGVMHHDLALCALGGLLGHLSRLKLDDTLRNGDILPYQVYSGCLRMDGQTLVNLEIFSNNADGGSSGTLYKYLDNCVTSSGKRLLRNWICHPLKDVQGINNRLNVVEHLMTNTETMSFIAQCLRKLPDLERLLGQVKASVQSSALLLLPFFGKKLLKQRVKVFGLLVKGLRVAIDLLVQLQKEGHIMPSLSEVLKLPMLSGSSGVDKLLTQFEAAIDSDFPNYENHDVTDSDAEILSILIELFIEKTTQWLQVIHAINHIDVLRSFAVIANFSCGAMSRPVILPHSEPATLSGETRGPLLKIRGLWHPFAIGENGGLPVPNDIHLGEDTDGNHPRTLLLTGPNMGGKSTLLRATCLAVILAQLGSYVPCKMCILSLVDVVFTRLGATDRIMTGESTFFIECTETASVLRNATQDSLVLLDELGRGTSTFDGYAIAYAVFRHLVEKVNCRLLFATHYHPLTKEFASHPHVTLQHMACTFNLKGEKSSGGEQELVFLYQLTSGACPESYGLQVALMAGVPKEVVEAASTAGRMMKQSIGESFRTSEQRSEFSTLHEEWLKALLTVSRLGEHNFDDDAWDTLFCLWHEMKSSCQSTNSRKALNSQIAP; encoded by the exons ATGCAACGTCAGAAAtctatattatctttttttcaaaaaccctCGCCGGAGGACCAAAAGTGCGGAGGTTCATCAGCCGCCGACACATCCGCGGGCCGGAGCGTTTCTCAGTTTCCGGCGAAGCAACGGAACCAAAACTTCGCTGTTGGTGATCAACCTACATTTCAGATCCCAAAGCACTCGTCTATGGAAATCACAGGTACGGACACTCCGCCGGAGAAGGTGCCACGTCAGATGATACCGGCCAGCTTCACCGCAAATGACGACAGAAAagctgcttcttcttcttcttctttgttctCAAGTATCATGCATAAGTTTGTGAAAGTTGATGAAAGAGAAAGCTCTTGCGAGAG TGACTGTGAAGTGCTCCCTAAAGAAGGAAATGTGTTTCACAGTGATGCAAAGGAAAGTGGTTTTAATTCTACCAAGCAAGTTAATCAAGTGTGTTCACTTCATAGTGAAAGTGGTGATGATGATATCATTGGGCCTGAGACACCTGGTATGCGACCTTTTGTCCCCCGTTTGAAACGAATTCAAGAAGATAACTTTGAGAATAAGAATGAGTGTTCCTTGCTGGATTCTAGCAAAAGACTGAAGCTTCTTCAGAATTCAACAACTGGAAACAAAAACTATGGGGAAGTATCTGATACAACTAGCAAGTTTGAATGGCTTGATCCTTCCCGAAAAAGGGATGCTAATAGGAGGAGGCCTGGTGATGCTCTTTATGATAAAAGGACACTTTATATACCGCCTGATGCTTTGCAGAAAATGTCAGCAAGTCAGAAACAATATTGGAGTATCAAATGCCAATATATGGATGTTGTTCTCTTCTTCAAAGTG GGAAAATTCTATGAGCTTTATGAACTAGATGCTGAAATTGGCCATAAGGAGCTTGATTGGAAAATGACATTTAGTGGTGTGGGGAAATGTCGACAG GTTGGTATTTCTGAGAGTGGGATTGATGAGGCTGTGCAGAAGTTGATTGCTCGTGG ATATAAAGTTGGACGAATGGAGCAGTTGGAGACATCTGAACAAGCAAAAGCCAGAGGTTCAACTTCAGTAAGTTTGCCAAAG GTAATTCAAAGAAAACTAGTTCATGTAGTCACACCATCAACTGCATGCGATGGCAACATTGGGCCTGATGCTGTTCATCTTCTTTCTGTAAAGGAG GGTAACAACATATTGGAGAATGGTTCAGTTATATATGGGTTTGCTTTTGTTGATTGTGCGGCCTTAAAATTTTGGATTGGATCCATAAGTGACGATGCTTCTTGTGCTGCTTTGGGGGCTTTGTTGATGCAA GTGTCACCTAAGGAAGTCATATATGAAAACCAAG AGCTGTCCAAAGAAGCTCAGAAAGCACTCAAGAAGTATTCATTATCAG GCTTCACTGCTTTGAAGTTGACTCCTCTTCCGCTGTGCACTGATTTTGTGGATGCTTCAAAAGTAAGAAATCTGATTCATTTGAAGGGGTACTTTAAAGGCTCTGATAATTCATGGGATCATGCACTTGATGGTGTCATGCACCATGATCTTGCTTTATGCGCTCTTGGTGGACTTCTTGGTCATTTGTCCAGGTTGAAG TTGGATGATACTTTACGTAATGGAGATATTTTACCATACCAAGTCTATAGCGGTTGCCTCCGGATGGATGGACAAACACTAGTCAATCTTGAGATTTTCAGTAATAATGCTGATGGTGGCTCATCAG GTACTCTATACAAATATCTTGATAACTGTGTAACATCATCTGGTAAGCGGCTTTTGCGGAACTGGATCTGTCATCCACTGAAAGATGTTCAGGGAATCAATAATAGGCTTAATGTAGTGGAGCATCTAATGACCAATACAGAAACTATGTCGTTCATTGCTCAATGTCTTCGCAAGCTTCCAGACTTGGAAAGGTTACTTGGACAGGTCAAGGCTAGTGTTCAGTCATCAGCTTTACTATTGCTGCCTTTTTTTGgcaaaaaattattgaaacaGCGG GTAAAAGTGTTTGGGTTGCTTGTTAAAGGTTTGCGCGTTGCAATAGACTTGCTAGTGCAGCTACAGAAGGAAGGGCACATAATGCCATCATTATCAGAAGTCTTAAAACTTCCAATGTTAAGTGGTAGTAGTGGGGTTGATAAACTCCTTACTCAGTTCGAAGCAGCAATAGATAGTGACTTCCCCAATTATGAG AACCATGATGTAACAGATTCAGATGCCGAAATACTCTCTATTCTGATTGAGTTATTTATTGAGAAAACTACTCAGTGGCTTCAAGTCATTCATGCTATTAACCACATCGATGTACTAAGGTCTTTTGCAGTCATTGCAAACTTTTCATGTGGGGCTATGTCTAGACCTGTTATTTTGCCTCATTCAGAACCAGCAACTTTGTCTGGAGAGACTAGAGGACCTCTACTTAAAATCAGAGGTCTATGGCATCCATTTGCTATTGGGGAGAATGGAGGACTGCCTGTCCCAAATGACATACACCTTGGTGAGGATACAGATGGCAATCATCCACGCACTTTGCTGTTGACTGGACCAAATATGGGTGGAAAATCAACCCTTCTGCGTGCCACCTGTCTTGCTGTTATACTGGCCCAG CTGGGCTCTTATGTGCCTTGTAAGATGTGTATACTCTCCCTTGTGGATGTTGTCTTCACAAGGCTTGGTGCCACTGATCGAATCATGACTGGAGAGA gtaCTTTCTTTATCGAGTGCACTGAAACAGCATCAGTTCTTCGAAATGCCACTCAAGATTCTCTTGTTCTGCTTGATGAACTGGGTCGAGGAACAAGCACCTTTGATGGATATGCCATTGCATATGCT GTATTCCGCCATCTTGTTGAAAAGGTCAACTGCCGGTTGCTATTTGCTACACACTACCACCCACTGACAAAGGAATTTGCTTCTCATCCTCATGTCACACTACAACACATGGCTTGCACTTTCAACCTGAAGGGTGAAAAGTCTTCTGGAGGTGAACAGGAGTTAGTTTTTCTTTACCAGCTTACATCCGGAGCATGCCCAGAGAGTTATGGATTACAAGTGGCACTCATGGCTGGGGTCCCAAAAGAGGTGGTTGAAGCAGCTTCAACAGCTGGACGAATGATGAAACAGTCGATCGGAGAAAGTTTCAGGACAAGTGAACAGAGATCAGAGTTCTCAACTCTCCATGAAGAGTGGCTGAAGGCCCTATTGACCGTTTCAAGGCTTGGAGAACATAATTTTGATGATGATGCCTGGGATACATTGTTTTGCCTGTGGCATGAGATGAAGAGCTCATGCCAATCCACTAACTCAAGAAAGGCACTAAATTCACAGATTGCACCTTAG
- the LOC100249249 gene encoding multiprotein-bridging factor 1c: MPNRFPGALSQDWEPVVLHKSKPKAQELRDPKAVNKAIRSGAPVQTLKKFDGGANKKAAPIMNTRKLDEGTEPAALDRVSVDVRQLIQKARLEKKMSQAELAKLINERPQVVQEYENGKAVPNQAVLAKMEKVLGVKLRGKISK; the protein is encoded by the coding sequence ATGCCAAACAGATTTCCAGGAGCCTTGAGCCAGGATTGGGAGCCAGTGGTTCTCCACAAGTCGAAGCCCAAAGCGCAAGAGCTTCGTGATCCAAAGGCCGTGAACAAGGCTATCCGGTCAGGCGCGCCAGTCCAGACCTTGAAGAAGTTCGATGGCGGTGCGAACAAGAAGGCGGCTCCGATCATGAACACGAGGAAGCTGGATGAAGGAACGGAGCCGGCGGCTTTGGACAGGGTATCGGTGGATGTGAGACAGTTGATACAGAAAGCGAGGTTGGAGAAGAAGATGAGCCAAGCGGAGCTGGCTAAGCTGATAAACGAGAGGCCTCAGGTGGTTCAGGAGTACGAGAACGGTAAGGCAGTGCCGAACCAGGCGGTGCTTGCGAAGATGGAGAAGGTTCTAGGTGTCAAGCTTAGAGGAAAGATCAGCAAGTGA
- the MSH7 gene encoding DNA mismatch repair protein MSH7 isoform X2 encodes MQRQKSILSFFQKPSPEDQKCGGSSAADTSAGRSVSQFPAKQRNQNFAVGDQPTFQIPKHSSMEITGTDTPPEKVPRQMIPASFTANDDRKAASSSSSLFSSIMHKFVKVDERESSCESDCEVLPKEGNVFHSDAKESGFNSTKQVNQVCSLHSESGDDDIIGPETPGMRPFVPRLKRIQEDNFENKNECSLLDSSKRLKLLQNSTTGNKNYGEVSDTTSKFEWLDPSRKRDANRRRPGDALYDKRTLYIPPDALQKMSASQKQYWSIKCQYMDVVLFFKVGKFYELYELDAEIGHKELDWKMTFSGVGKCRQVGISESGIDEAVQKLIARGYKVGRMEQLETSEQAKARGSTSVIQRKLVHVVTPSTACDGNIGPDAVHLLSVKEGNNILENGSVIYGFAFVDCAALKFWIGSISDDASCAALGALLMQVSPKEVIYENQELSKEAQKALKKYSLSGFTALKLTPLPLCTDFVDASKVRNLIHLKGYFKGSDNSWDHALDGVMHHDLALCALGGLLGHLSRLKLDDTLRNGDILPYQVYSGCLRMDGQTLVNLEIFSNNADGGSSGTLYKYLDNCVTSSGKRLLRNWICHPLKDVQGINNRLNVVEHLMTNTETMSFIAQCLRKLPDLERLLGQVKASVQSSALLLLPFFGKKLLKQRVKVFGLLVKGLRVAIDLLVQLQKEGHIMPSLSEVLKLPMLSGSSGVDKLLTQFEAAIDSDFPNYENHDVTDSDAEILSILIELFIEKTTQWLQVIHAINHIDVLRSFAVIANFSCGAMSRPVILPHSEPATLSGETRGPLLKIRGLWHPFAIGENGGLPVPNDIHLGEDTDGNHPRTLLLTGPNMGGKSTLLRATCLAVILAQLGSYVPCKMCILSLVDVVFTRLGATDRIMTGESTFFIECTETASVLRNATQDSLVLLDELGRGTSTFDGYAIAYAVFRHLVEKVNCRLLFATHYHPLTKEFASHPHVTLQHMACTFNLKGEKSSGGEQELVFLYQLTSGACPESYGLQVALMAGVPKEVVEAASTAGRMMKQSIGESFRTSEQRSEFSTLHEEWLKALLTVSRLGEHNFDDDAWDTLFCLWHEMKSSCQSTNSRKALNSQIAP; translated from the exons ATGCAACGTCAGAAAtctatattatctttttttcaaaaaccctCGCCGGAGGACCAAAAGTGCGGAGGTTCATCAGCCGCCGACACATCCGCGGGCCGGAGCGTTTCTCAGTTTCCGGCGAAGCAACGGAACCAAAACTTCGCTGTTGGTGATCAACCTACATTTCAGATCCCAAAGCACTCGTCTATGGAAATCACAGGTACGGACACTCCGCCGGAGAAGGTGCCACGTCAGATGATACCGGCCAGCTTCACCGCAAATGACGACAGAAAagctgcttcttcttcttcttctttgttctCAAGTATCATGCATAAGTTTGTGAAAGTTGATGAAAGAGAAAGCTCTTGCGAGAG TGACTGTGAAGTGCTCCCTAAAGAAGGAAATGTGTTTCACAGTGATGCAAAGGAAAGTGGTTTTAATTCTACCAAGCAAGTTAATCAAGTGTGTTCACTTCATAGTGAAAGTGGTGATGATGATATCATTGGGCCTGAGACACCTGGTATGCGACCTTTTGTCCCCCGTTTGAAACGAATTCAAGAAGATAACTTTGAGAATAAGAATGAGTGTTCCTTGCTGGATTCTAGCAAAAGACTGAAGCTTCTTCAGAATTCAACAACTGGAAACAAAAACTATGGGGAAGTATCTGATACAACTAGCAAGTTTGAATGGCTTGATCCTTCCCGAAAAAGGGATGCTAATAGGAGGAGGCCTGGTGATGCTCTTTATGATAAAAGGACACTTTATATACCGCCTGATGCTTTGCAGAAAATGTCAGCAAGTCAGAAACAATATTGGAGTATCAAATGCCAATATATGGATGTTGTTCTCTTCTTCAAAGTG GGAAAATTCTATGAGCTTTATGAACTAGATGCTGAAATTGGCCATAAGGAGCTTGATTGGAAAATGACATTTAGTGGTGTGGGGAAATGTCGACAG GTTGGTATTTCTGAGAGTGGGATTGATGAGGCTGTGCAGAAGTTGATTGCTCGTGG ATATAAAGTTGGACGAATGGAGCAGTTGGAGACATCTGAACAAGCAAAAGCCAGAGGTTCAACTTCA GTAATTCAAAGAAAACTAGTTCATGTAGTCACACCATCAACTGCATGCGATGGCAACATTGGGCCTGATGCTGTTCATCTTCTTTCTGTAAAGGAG GGTAACAACATATTGGAGAATGGTTCAGTTATATATGGGTTTGCTTTTGTTGATTGTGCGGCCTTAAAATTTTGGATTGGATCCATAAGTGACGATGCTTCTTGTGCTGCTTTGGGGGCTTTGTTGATGCAA GTGTCACCTAAGGAAGTCATATATGAAAACCAAG AGCTGTCCAAAGAAGCTCAGAAAGCACTCAAGAAGTATTCATTATCAG GCTTCACTGCTTTGAAGTTGACTCCTCTTCCGCTGTGCACTGATTTTGTGGATGCTTCAAAAGTAAGAAATCTGATTCATTTGAAGGGGTACTTTAAAGGCTCTGATAATTCATGGGATCATGCACTTGATGGTGTCATGCACCATGATCTTGCTTTATGCGCTCTTGGTGGACTTCTTGGTCATTTGTCCAGGTTGAAG TTGGATGATACTTTACGTAATGGAGATATTTTACCATACCAAGTCTATAGCGGTTGCCTCCGGATGGATGGACAAACACTAGTCAATCTTGAGATTTTCAGTAATAATGCTGATGGTGGCTCATCAG GTACTCTATACAAATATCTTGATAACTGTGTAACATCATCTGGTAAGCGGCTTTTGCGGAACTGGATCTGTCATCCACTGAAAGATGTTCAGGGAATCAATAATAGGCTTAATGTAGTGGAGCATCTAATGACCAATACAGAAACTATGTCGTTCATTGCTCAATGTCTTCGCAAGCTTCCAGACTTGGAAAGGTTACTTGGACAGGTCAAGGCTAGTGTTCAGTCATCAGCTTTACTATTGCTGCCTTTTTTTGgcaaaaaattattgaaacaGCGG GTAAAAGTGTTTGGGTTGCTTGTTAAAGGTTTGCGCGTTGCAATAGACTTGCTAGTGCAGCTACAGAAGGAAGGGCACATAATGCCATCATTATCAGAAGTCTTAAAACTTCCAATGTTAAGTGGTAGTAGTGGGGTTGATAAACTCCTTACTCAGTTCGAAGCAGCAATAGATAGTGACTTCCCCAATTATGAG AACCATGATGTAACAGATTCAGATGCCGAAATACTCTCTATTCTGATTGAGTTATTTATTGAGAAAACTACTCAGTGGCTTCAAGTCATTCATGCTATTAACCACATCGATGTACTAAGGTCTTTTGCAGTCATTGCAAACTTTTCATGTGGGGCTATGTCTAGACCTGTTATTTTGCCTCATTCAGAACCAGCAACTTTGTCTGGAGAGACTAGAGGACCTCTACTTAAAATCAGAGGTCTATGGCATCCATTTGCTATTGGGGAGAATGGAGGACTGCCTGTCCCAAATGACATACACCTTGGTGAGGATACAGATGGCAATCATCCACGCACTTTGCTGTTGACTGGACCAAATATGGGTGGAAAATCAACCCTTCTGCGTGCCACCTGTCTTGCTGTTATACTGGCCCAG CTGGGCTCTTATGTGCCTTGTAAGATGTGTATACTCTCCCTTGTGGATGTTGTCTTCACAAGGCTTGGTGCCACTGATCGAATCATGACTGGAGAGA gtaCTTTCTTTATCGAGTGCACTGAAACAGCATCAGTTCTTCGAAATGCCACTCAAGATTCTCTTGTTCTGCTTGATGAACTGGGTCGAGGAACAAGCACCTTTGATGGATATGCCATTGCATATGCT GTATTCCGCCATCTTGTTGAAAAGGTCAACTGCCGGTTGCTATTTGCTACACACTACCACCCACTGACAAAGGAATTTGCTTCTCATCCTCATGTCACACTACAACACATGGCTTGCACTTTCAACCTGAAGGGTGAAAAGTCTTCTGGAGGTGAACAGGAGTTAGTTTTTCTTTACCAGCTTACATCCGGAGCATGCCCAGAGAGTTATGGATTACAAGTGGCACTCATGGCTGGGGTCCCAAAAGAGGTGGTTGAAGCAGCTTCAACAGCTGGACGAATGATGAAACAGTCGATCGGAGAAAGTTTCAGGACAAGTGAACAGAGATCAGAGTTCTCAACTCTCCATGAAGAGTGGCTGAAGGCCCTATTGACCGTTTCAAGGCTTGGAGAACATAATTTTGATGATGATGCCTGGGATACATTGTTTTGCCTGTGGCATGAGATGAAGAGCTCATGCCAATCCACTAACTCAAGAAAGGCACTAAATTCACAGATTGCACCTTAG